Proteins co-encoded in one Arthrobacter alpinus genomic window:
- a CDS encoding N-acetylmannosamine-6-phosphate 2-epimerase, with amino-acid sequence MTLKMTNFDALAGQLVVSAQAYPGEAMRDPRTMAQIAASAVVGGAAAIRVQGIADIQFARAAVEVPVIGLWKDGHDGVFITPTLRHALACASAGAHIVAIDGTRRPRPDGLTLAETIAGVHANSNSLVMADCGSFEDAVAAAEAGADLIGTTLAGYSGERPKTAGPDLELIAAIAAANLGKPLIAEGRIHSPAQARAAMDAGAFAVVVGTAITHPSTITSWFKAALDA; translated from the coding sequence ATGACACTGAAAATGACCAACTTTGATGCGCTTGCCGGGCAGCTTGTTGTATCCGCCCAGGCCTACCCGGGAGAGGCCATGCGCGATCCCCGCACCATGGCCCAGATTGCCGCCTCAGCCGTAGTGGGCGGGGCTGCGGCCATCCGGGTCCAAGGCATTGCTGATATCCAGTTCGCTCGCGCTGCTGTGGAAGTTCCCGTGATCGGGCTCTGGAAAGACGGGCACGACGGCGTCTTCATCACCCCCACGCTGCGCCACGCCCTCGCCTGTGCCAGCGCCGGTGCCCACATCGTGGCCATTGACGGCACGCGCCGCCCCCGCCCGGACGGGCTGACCCTGGCCGAGACCATTGCCGGCGTGCATGCCAATTCCAATTCGCTGGTCATGGCCGACTGTGGCTCCTTCGAGGACGCCGTTGCAGCTGCCGAAGCGGGCGCCGACCTGATCGGGACCACCTTGGCTGGCTACTCGGGCGAACGCCCCAAGACCGCCGGCCCGGATCTGGAACTCATCGCCGCGATCGCCGCCGCCAACTTGGGCAAGCCGCTCATCGCCGAAGGCCGCATCCACTCCCCCGCCCAGGCTCGGGCAGCAATGGACGCCGGAGCCTTTGCCGTGGTGGTGGGTACCGCGATCACACACCCTTCCACCATCACCAGCTGGTTCAAGGCTGCTCTGGACGCCTAA
- a CDS encoding YhgE/Pip family protein: MTVFRLALSELKRMTGGILPKLTIVALVMVPLLYGAVYLYANWDPYGNLDQLQAAVVVQDQGATTKDGEKLTVGQDVADTLVEGHKFDWHLVETPQEAEDGVRSGEFAFALTIPKDFSANLASPENFDSATQAMMSVTTNDANNYLLTSIVDKVATQVHDSVAQQVGEQTANSLLTGYGTIHAQLIKAADGAKQLAEGATTLDTGVGTLKTGSSDLLTGADSLVAGQTQLVTGAKQLQAGASKLDTGLGLLDSQTSTLPGDTKTLSDGAAAVAAGNAALNTKVQSAAGTAEKLDGAVTGAINDKLVQLVTDGVITPEQATKIGDSLKKDAASPSITELKGQLATDTKDIQKLADGSADVAAGASKLAAATPKLSGAISQAKTGASDLTTGAGTLADGQTTALDGATQLAAGAKKLDSGVADLKVGSGKLATGPSDLATQLRSGAGSVPDPNDKEKQNAAGVIADPIRVDSVSQAQAANYGSGLAPFFLVLALWIGAFMLVQAMRPLTVRALASNAPSWKIALGGWLPFATVSCGQALLLYAVVKFGLGLEPSHPWLTLGLLLLASMAFTALIQGIVALLGTPGKFVVLILLVLQLVSSGGTFPWQTTPAPLHIMHQILPMGHVVEGMRHLIYGADLAPLLPIVLGLLGYMLLGLLLAWAAVSKKKTWTLKTLMPEIEA, from the coding sequence ATGACAGTGTTCCGCTTGGCCCTATCCGAACTCAAGCGCATGACCGGCGGGATCCTGCCGAAGCTGACCATTGTTGCCCTGGTCATGGTGCCGCTGCTCTATGGGGCGGTGTATTTGTATGCGAACTGGGATCCGTACGGCAACCTCGATCAGCTCCAGGCAGCCGTGGTGGTTCAGGACCAGGGCGCCACGACCAAGGATGGCGAGAAACTGACGGTTGGTCAGGACGTCGCTGACACTCTGGTGGAGGGGCATAAGTTCGATTGGCATCTGGTGGAGACGCCCCAAGAAGCCGAGGATGGGGTGCGCAGTGGCGAATTCGCGTTCGCACTGACAATCCCCAAGGACTTCTCAGCAAATCTGGCCTCGCCGGAGAATTTTGATTCGGCCACGCAGGCCATGATGAGCGTGACCACCAATGACGCCAACAACTATTTATTGACCTCGATCGTGGACAAGGTGGCCACCCAGGTCCATGACTCCGTGGCACAGCAAGTGGGTGAGCAGACCGCCAACTCGCTGCTGACCGGATACGGCACCATCCACGCCCAACTGATTAAGGCGGCCGACGGCGCGAAACAGTTGGCAGAAGGCGCCACGACCCTGGATACCGGCGTAGGGACGCTCAAAACTGGTAGTTCCGATCTGTTGACGGGCGCGGATTCACTGGTGGCCGGGCAGACCCAGCTGGTCACCGGAGCGAAACAGCTGCAGGCCGGCGCATCGAAGCTGGACACGGGGCTTGGCCTGCTGGATTCCCAAACGTCCACGCTGCCGGGCGATACCAAGACGCTCTCCGATGGTGCTGCCGCCGTTGCCGCAGGCAACGCTGCCTTGAATACCAAGGTCCAAAGTGCCGCAGGTACTGCCGAGAAGCTCGATGGCGCCGTCACCGGAGCTATCAATGACAAGCTCGTGCAACTCGTCACAGATGGAGTCATCACCCCCGAGCAAGCCACCAAGATCGGCGACTCATTGAAGAAGGATGCCGCGAGCCCGTCAATCACAGAACTCAAGGGTCAGCTGGCAACCGACACCAAAGATATTCAAAAGTTGGCTGATGGGTCTGCCGATGTGGCCGCCGGAGCATCGAAGCTTGCTGCTGCAACACCCAAACTCTCCGGGGCCATTTCGCAAGCAAAGACCGGCGCCAGCGATCTGACCACGGGCGCCGGAACACTTGCCGATGGCCAGACCACGGCTTTGGACGGAGCCACGCAACTGGCTGCTGGCGCCAAGAAGCTCGATTCCGGGGTTGCTGATTTGAAGGTCGGCTCCGGCAAACTCGCAACCGGGCCCAGCGATCTCGCCACCCAGCTGCGCAGCGGCGCGGGGTCCGTGCCAGATCCCAATGACAAGGAGAAGCAAAACGCAGCCGGCGTCATCGCCGATCCCATTCGAGTGGATTCTGTCTCCCAAGCTCAGGCCGCCAACTATGGTTCGGGTCTGGCGCCGTTCTTCCTCGTGCTGGCCCTGTGGATCGGTGCGTTCATGCTGGTTCAGGCCATGCGGCCGCTAACGGTTCGGGCCCTTGCCTCCAATGCACCTTCGTGGAAGATTGCGCTGGGCGGCTGGTTGCCGTTCGCCACCGTTTCCTGCGGCCAGGCGCTATTGCTATACGCCGTCGTGAAATTTGGCCTCGGCCTCGAGCCGAGTCACCCATGGCTCACGCTCGGATTGCTCCTGCTGGCGTCAATGGCGTTCACGGCGTTGATTCAGGGCATTGTGGCGTTGCTGGGAACACCAGGTAAGTTTGTGGTCCTGATCCTGCTGGTGCTCCAGCTGGTGTCCTCTGGCGGCACATTCCCGTGGCAAACCACTCCTGCACCGCTGCACATCATGCACCAGATCCTGCCCATGGGACATGTTGTTGAGGGGATGCGGCACCTAATCTACGGCGCCGATCTCGCTCCGCTGCTGCCCATTGTGCTGGGGTTGCTGGGCTACATGCTGTTGGGCTTGCTGTTGGCCTGGGCTGCTGTGTCGAAGAAGAAGACCTGGACACTCAAGACGCTGATGCCGGAGATCGAAGCCTAG
- a CDS encoding SixA phosphatase family protein, which yields MSEYHIKRLILMRHSKAAFPLGVEDHDRPLAQRGHTEAPLAGKWMMENGVVPDFILCSSAVRTRQTCTWVCQQLGEKAPTPKLESGLYAAGATSMLSVINHVPETVGTLLVITHMPGVQALALRLASRDSDQDAYMDLASGFPTSSFAVLEHSSHWATLDGQDAELKNIVVPRP from the coding sequence ATGAGCGAATACCATATTAAACGGTTGATCCTAATGCGCCATTCCAAGGCAGCATTCCCCCTGGGCGTGGAGGATCACGATCGGCCGCTGGCGCAGCGTGGCCACACCGAGGCGCCGCTGGCCGGCAAATGGATGATGGAGAACGGTGTGGTGCCCGATTTCATCCTGTGCTCATCGGCGGTGCGGACTCGACAGACCTGCACGTGGGTGTGTCAGCAGTTGGGGGAGAAGGCGCCCACTCCGAAGTTGGAATCCGGGTTGTACGCGGCGGGGGCCACATCCATGCTCTCGGTCATCAACCATGTGCCGGAAACTGTGGGGACGCTGCTGGTCATCACCCACATGCCTGGCGTGCAGGCGCTGGCGCTGCGGCTGGCTTCGCGGGATTCGGATCAGGATGCGTATATGGATCTGGCGTCAGGGTTCCCCACGAGTTCCTTTGCCGTCTTGGAGCACAGCAGCCACTGGGCCACGCTGGACGGGCAGGACGCCGAGTTGAAGAACATCGTGGTGCCCCGCCCGTAA
- a CDS encoding winged helix-turn-helix domain-containing protein translates to MSVASGYVHISVRNAAKAVARNSTQGAAARNTHLEQPGYRVEAGSAAARLRAVPSGDLNPMTAPTPVIAGAGADSLRGVSPDNVARGFVLYVGVDEDTAAAAGTSLAKLAQDIRAFAQTLVPQAQSYAAVAIAPSDAVGSPLDVVRSTFGDPTVASRQRAEAVRIPAAEQRPTGVLIDLARREVHLDGDTLNLTFKEFELLNYLVENGTRTVGRDELLEGLWSNADEIPNERTIDVHIRRLRSKLGRLANTVRTVRGEGYRFYEHPEVVVWAAPEYSI, encoded by the coding sequence ATGTCAGTAGCATCCGGTTACGTCCACATCTCTGTTCGCAACGCCGCCAAGGCCGTTGCCCGCAACTCCACTCAAGGCGCAGCTGCCCGTAATACGCACTTGGAGCAGCCCGGCTACCGTGTCGAGGCTGGAAGTGCGGCAGCCCGTCTCCGTGCCGTCCCCTCCGGGGATCTCAACCCCATGACGGCGCCCACGCCCGTCATTGCAGGGGCTGGAGCGGATAGCCTTCGCGGGGTCAGCCCCGATAACGTGGCCCGCGGCTTCGTCCTGTACGTGGGCGTTGACGAAGATACTGCAGCTGCAGCCGGAACGTCGCTGGCCAAGCTGGCCCAAGACATCCGGGCCTTCGCCCAGACACTGGTGCCGCAGGCCCAGAGCTATGCCGCCGTGGCGATTGCGCCGTCGGACGCTGTAGGGAGTCCTCTGGACGTGGTTCGCTCCACCTTTGGCGACCCCACCGTTGCCAGCCGCCAGCGCGCCGAAGCCGTCCGCATTCCCGCCGCCGAACAGCGCCCCACCGGCGTGCTGATCGATCTTGCCCGCCGCGAAGTTCACCTTGATGGTGACACCCTGAACCTCACATTCAAGGAATTCGAACTTCTCAATTACCTGGTCGAGAACGGCACCCGCACCGTTGGACGCGACGAACTCCTCGAAGGCCTCTGGTCCAACGCCGACGAGATCCCCAACGAGCGCACCATCGACGTTCACATCCGCCGGCTCCGCTCCAAGCTGGGCCGCCTCGCCAACACCGTGCGCACCGTTCGCGGCGAAGGCTACCGCTTCTATGAGCACCCCGAAGTGGTTGTCTGGGCCGCCCCGGAATACTCCATCTAG
- a CDS encoding MFS transporter, giving the protein MSSMFRALKVRNYRLWVTGALVSNIGTWMQRVAQDWLVLTVLTHNSGTAAGITTGLQFLPIIFLGPYAGLLGDRVNKRKLLLITQSAMGFCALLLGILVITGSVQLWHVYALALMLGVASAFDAPSRQAFVSEVVAKDDVPNAVALNSASFNLARLAGPGVAGLVIALVGTGPAFLINAASFAAVIFSLWRMRASELVPAVRVPRAKGQIREGLMYIRRRPDLLMIMVLVFLVGTFGMNFQITNALMATTVFNVGPGEYGLLGSIMAIGTLGAALLAARRKKMRMLYIVGGALAFGVTVAVAALMPSYALYAVALIPVGLASLTFMNACNTTVQLTTDAAMRGRVLAVYMVVLQGGTPIGAPLVGWIATEFGARWSLGLGAVVAFAAGSAALFMMNRRNHVKIRDQIKGLRPHWMVLGLRNTAS; this is encoded by the coding sequence ATGAGTTCAATGTTCCGCGCACTGAAAGTGCGCAACTACAGACTCTGGGTGACCGGCGCGCTGGTATCCAATATTGGCACCTGGATGCAGAGAGTAGCTCAGGACTGGTTGGTCCTTACGGTCCTGACGCATAATTCCGGAACGGCCGCAGGTATCACTACGGGGCTGCAGTTCCTACCCATTATTTTCTTAGGTCCCTATGCTGGGTTGCTGGGGGATCGGGTCAATAAGCGCAAGTTGCTGCTGATTACTCAGTCCGCCATGGGATTCTGTGCGCTTTTGTTGGGTATTTTGGTCATCACAGGGTCTGTACAACTGTGGCATGTCTATGCATTGGCACTCATGTTGGGGGTGGCAAGCGCCTTCGATGCACCGTCGCGGCAGGCGTTTGTCTCAGAAGTCGTCGCTAAAGATGACGTGCCCAACGCCGTCGCACTTAATAGCGCTTCCTTTAACCTGGCGCGACTAGCCGGCCCTGGCGTTGCTGGTCTGGTCATTGCCCTAGTCGGTACGGGGCCAGCCTTCCTCATCAATGCCGCCAGCTTCGCCGCCGTCATCTTCTCGCTGTGGCGAATGCGTGCAAGCGAGCTTGTCCCTGCGGTGCGTGTGCCGCGCGCCAAGGGGCAAATCCGCGAGGGGCTCATGTACATCAGGCGACGGCCGGATCTGCTCATGATCATGGTCCTGGTATTTTTGGTGGGCACTTTTGGCATGAATTTCCAGATCACCAATGCGCTCATGGCCACCACTGTCTTCAATGTGGGGCCGGGAGAGTACGGGCTCCTGGGATCCATCATGGCCATTGGCACGTTGGGAGCGGCACTGTTGGCCGCCCGGCGTAAAAAGATGCGGATGCTGTACATCGTGGGCGGCGCGCTGGCGTTCGGCGTCACGGTAGCCGTGGCCGCGCTCATGCCCAGCTATGCGCTGTATGCGGTGGCTCTGATTCCCGTGGGGTTGGCGTCGCTGACGTTCATGAATGCGTGCAACACCACTGTTCAGCTGACCACTGATGCCGCCATGCGGGGCCGGGTGCTCGCCGTATATATGGTGGTGCTGCAGGGCGGGACGCCCATCGGAGCGCCACTTGTTGGCTGGATCGCCACTGAATTCGGTGCCCGCTGGTCGTTGGGCTTGGGTGCAGTGGTTGCTTTTGCCGCAGGCTCGGCAGCACTGTTCATGATGAACCGGCGCAACCATGTGAAAATCCGGGACCAGATCAAGGGCCTGCGTCCGCATTGGATGGTCCTCGGCTTGCGCAACACCGCAAGCTAA
- a CDS encoding MarR family winged helix-turn-helix transcriptional regulator: protein MTELSPNPSTSDPGLLAAELRVAVMRTSRRLRAEAATGELSPGRYSVLAGLLASPQTVGQLAAREQIQAPSMTRIVNDLAAVGFISRGENPQDKRQVLVSITDQGSAALMRARSMRTAWLAQRVAALTPQDRATLHQAALILQELSA from the coding sequence ATGACTGAACTTTCCCCAAATCCCAGCACCTCGGACCCCGGTCTGCTCGCCGCGGAATTGCGGGTGGCCGTCATGCGCACCTCAAGACGACTCCGGGCCGAAGCGGCGACGGGGGAGCTCAGCCCAGGGAGATATTCAGTCCTGGCGGGTCTCCTTGCGAGCCCTCAGACCGTGGGGCAATTGGCTGCCAGAGAACAAATCCAGGCACCGTCCATGACGAGGATCGTCAATGATCTGGCTGCTGTGGGCTTCATAAGCCGCGGCGAAAACCCGCAAGACAAACGCCAGGTCCTTGTCAGCATTACCGATCAGGGAAGTGCCGCGCTGATGCGGGCACGGTCCATGCGGACGGCATGGCTGGCGCAACGCGTTGCGGCGCTCACGCCGCAAGACCGCGCCACGCTCCATCAAGCGGCCTTGATCTTGCAGGAGCTGAGTGCCTAG
- a CDS encoding formylglycine-generating enzyme family protein, whose product MADDIIARHELQAALGLLPIPGGTVQLRDARSGVTRDVELRPFTLAATQLTCGTWDLVRGPASNVSDAALAPVTDDDGPSPGLDRHPMHPLTWFDAVRWCNAASELAGLTPAYSVTGREVAWDVSSDGIRLPTEAEWEWAARAGTTGPLYGELPDIAWTFLDGVQGPQAVAGKDPNSFGLFDMIGNVWEWCWDYADTARYGDYRSLRGAGWDDRPWSARASVRRGSAPDAVLEDVGFRVARGAVGPPGAMAAQGWSDDADRNRAAITGPRPIGWTPLRR is encoded by the coding sequence ATGGCTGATGACATTATTGCCCGGCACGAGCTGCAGGCCGCACTGGGGCTACTGCCAATTCCCGGCGGCACCGTCCAGTTGCGCGACGCCCGCTCAGGTGTCACGCGTGACGTGGAGTTGCGCCCCTTCACCCTCGCTGCGACCCAGCTCACCTGCGGCACGTGGGATCTGGTGAGGGGTCCGGCGTCGAACGTCTCTGACGCCGCTCTTGCGCCTGTCACGGACGACGACGGACCCTCACCAGGGCTCGATCGGCACCCCATGCATCCCCTCACCTGGTTTGACGCCGTCCGCTGGTGCAACGCCGCCTCGGAACTGGCCGGGCTCACGCCCGCCTACTCCGTCACTGGCCGCGAGGTGGCGTGGGACGTCAGCTCTGACGGCATTCGGCTGCCAACGGAAGCGGAATGGGAGTGGGCCGCGCGGGCCGGTACAACGGGACCTTTGTACGGAGAATTGCCGGATATTGCCTGGACGTTTTTGGATGGTGTGCAGGGACCACAAGCTGTAGCTGGCAAGGATCCCAACAGCTTCGGGCTGTTCGACATGATTGGCAATGTCTGGGAATGGTGCTGGGATTATGCCGACACCGCCCGCTACGGAGATTACAGAAGTTTGCGCGGTGCAGGCTGGGATGATCGGCCTTGGAGTGCCCGGGCGTCGGTCCGCCGAGGCAGCGCCCCGGATGCCGTGCTGGAAGATGTGGGATTCAGGGTGGCCCGCGGCGCTGTTGGCCCACCAGGAGCAATGGCCGCTCAGGGCTGGTCCGATGACGCCGACAGAAATAGGGCTGCCATCACGGGCCCGCGGCCCATCGGCTGGACCCCGCTGCGCCGCTGA
- the upp gene encoding uracil phosphoribosyltransferase: protein MRVFVADHPLIAHKLTVLRDKNTPSPIFRQLTEELVTLLAYEATREVRVEPVNIETPVTKAIGTGLVKPTPLVVPILRAGLGMLEGMTRLLPTAEVGFLGMARNEETLEAITYAERLPEDLTGRQVYVLDPMLATGGTLIEAFKFLFDRGAADITCICLLAAPEGLAKLEAAHGDRDNVHVVLASIDEGLDENSYIVPGLGDAGDRLYGVVD, encoded by the coding sequence ATGCGCGTATTCGTTGCGGATCATCCGCTTATTGCCCACAAGTTGACTGTTCTTCGAGACAAGAACACACCGTCACCGATTTTTCGTCAGCTGACTGAAGAACTCGTGACGCTGCTGGCCTATGAGGCGACTCGTGAAGTGCGCGTGGAGCCAGTAAACATCGAGACTCCCGTGACCAAGGCCATTGGCACCGGCCTCGTCAAGCCGACTCCTCTGGTCGTACCGATTCTGCGCGCTGGCCTCGGCATGCTCGAAGGCATGACCCGCCTGCTGCCCACTGCCGAAGTTGGCTTCCTGGGCATGGCACGCAACGAGGAAACCCTCGAAGCCATCACCTACGCCGAGCGTCTTCCCGAAGACCTGACCGGCCGTCAGGTTTACGTGCTGGATCCCATGCTGGCTACTGGCGGTACCCTGATCGAGGCGTTCAAGTTCCTGTTTGACCGCGGCGCTGCTGACATCACCTGCATCTGCCTGCTCGCAGCACCGGAAGGCCTCGCCAAGCTCGAAGCCGCCCACGGCGACCGCGACAACGTTCACGTGGTTCTGGCCTCCATCGATGAGGGTCTGGACGAGAACTCCTACATTGTTCCGGGCCTCGGCGACGCTGGCGACCGCCTCTACGGCGTGGTGGACTAG
- the tadA gene encoding tRNA adenosine(34) deaminase TadA encodes MSNSPEIPRIETTTTAIHAQWMGIALAEAQRALLTADVPIGAVVLGPDGEILGLGRNEREAHGDPTAHAEVVAIREAAAKLGEWRLADCTLVVTLEPCAMCAGAIVLARIPKVVFGAWDEKAGAAGSVFDVLRERRLNHWVEVFPGVREDECAALLKDFFASHRL; translated from the coding sequence GTGTCCAATTCCCCAGAAATCCCAAGAATCGAGACCACTACCACGGCAATACACGCCCAATGGATGGGTATTGCCCTTGCTGAAGCGCAGCGGGCCTTGCTCACGGCGGATGTGCCCATTGGCGCCGTCGTACTTGGACCCGACGGGGAAATCCTAGGTTTGGGGCGCAATGAACGCGAAGCGCATGGAGATCCGACGGCGCATGCCGAAGTAGTTGCAATCCGTGAGGCTGCCGCGAAATTGGGTGAATGGCGGCTGGCTGATTGCACGCTCGTGGTGACTCTGGAGCCCTGCGCCATGTGCGCCGGAGCCATTGTGCTGGCGCGAATTCCGAAGGTGGTCTTTGGGGCCTGGGATGAAAAGGCGGGCGCGGCCGGATCAGTGTTTGATGTGCTGCGCGAACGCCGCCTTAACCATTGGGTGGAAGTTTTTCCGGGTGTGCGCGAGGACGAATGCGCGGCGCTCCTGAAAGATTTCTTCGCCAGCCACCGTCTGTAA
- a CDS encoding DNA glycosylase AlkZ-like family protein: MDSATQRAWNWHKQGLDGSLTGATAAEVLSTAGWARSIGGANPYLTLFARAGIRREQADADLAALAIYELPTARGCTYVLGENDFAWALSLGQGAAEATAKVLDKLGVDRSEVQALADKTLQLLENADVPLDPKQLKDQLGDAVRSLGEEGKKKGASTTLPTVLGLLQADGRIRRVPVNGRLDVQRYAYTAWALPAPRESPEQARTTLMENYLRWTGGATLKQTQWFTAFTVAQSKAALAALGAVESTVVDPDGLWMLPADADAAANFALPQDEQIQLLAGSDSLFLLRRNSADHVAEEDKGLGIGKEKLALTADLPDHPIVDRGRIIGLWQYDPGAERIAYWTFRPPTAAVTQRIKEVETFIREDLGDFRSFSLDSPSSRQKRIDAINAAAGYEKQG; encoded by the coding sequence ATGGACAGTGCAACGCAGCGTGCCTGGAACTGGCACAAACAAGGCCTGGACGGTTCCCTCACGGGCGCCACAGCCGCGGAAGTTCTCAGCACTGCCGGGTGGGCGCGCTCTATTGGCGGTGCTAATCCCTACCTGACGCTCTTCGCCCGCGCAGGCATCCGCCGCGAGCAGGCTGACGCGGACTTGGCTGCCTTGGCCATCTATGAACTTCCGACGGCGCGCGGCTGCACCTATGTCCTAGGGGAGAACGACTTCGCCTGGGCGCTGTCCCTTGGCCAGGGGGCAGCAGAGGCGACGGCGAAAGTCTTAGACAAGCTCGGCGTCGACCGTTCCGAGGTTCAGGCGCTCGCCGACAAGACCCTGCAGCTGCTCGAAAACGCCGATGTCCCGCTGGATCCGAAACAGCTCAAAGACCAGTTAGGCGATGCAGTGCGCAGCTTGGGGGAGGAAGGCAAGAAGAAGGGCGCCTCCACCACGCTGCCCACGGTCCTTGGGCTGCTGCAGGCTGACGGTCGCATCCGCCGCGTGCCCGTCAACGGCCGGCTCGATGTGCAGCGCTACGCCTACACGGCATGGGCCCTGCCAGCGCCGCGCGAATCGCCGGAACAGGCAAGAACCACGCTCATGGAAAACTACCTGCGCTGGACTGGTGGTGCCACGCTCAAGCAGACCCAGTGGTTTACGGCCTTCACCGTGGCTCAAAGCAAGGCTGCGCTCGCAGCCTTGGGTGCCGTGGAATCCACTGTGGTGGATCCGGACGGGCTGTGGATGCTTCCTGCGGATGCCGACGCTGCCGCGAATTTTGCACTACCCCAAGACGAACAAATTCAGCTGCTCGCCGGCTCCGATTCCTTGTTCCTGTTGCGCCGCAATTCAGCGGACCACGTCGCCGAAGAGGACAAGGGTCTGGGCATCGGCAAGGAAAAGCTGGCCCTGACCGCGGACCTGCCGGACCATCCCATCGTGGACCGCGGCCGGATCATTGGCCTGTGGCAGTACGATCCCGGCGCCGAACGCATCGCGTACTGGACCTTCCGGCCACCCACGGCGGCCGTGACGCAGCGCATTAAAGAGGTGGAGACCTTCATTCGCGAGGACCTTGGCGACTTCCGCTCCTTCAGCTTGGATTCGCCGTCGAGCAGGCAAAAGCGGATCGACGCCATCAACGCGGCGGCGGGCTACGAAAAGCAGGGATGA